The genomic segment ACAACGGCACGATATTTTTAGATGAAATCGGCGAAATGCCACTTGAAACGCAGGTTCGGCTTTTGAGAGTGCTGGAACTCGGCGAATTCCTGCCCGTCGGCGGCTCTGATGCGCGGCACGTCGATGTTCGGGTCATCGCCGCGACGAATAAAGATTTGGCAGTCGAAGTTGATAAAGAAAAGTTCCGGAAGGATTTATACTACCGCATCAAAACGATCACGATCGTCATGCCGCCGCTGAGAAAACGCGCGGAAGACATTCCGAAAATGATCGATAAGTTCGCGCTCGATTTCGCAAATCGCAACAACATCATTTTTAAGGGATTTTCGCCAACGGCGATGAACATGCTGAAGGAATACGGTTGGCCGGGCAACACGCGCGAGCTGAAAAATTTCGTCGAAAGCATGATCGTCCTGCAAAAAGGCGAAGTCATCACCAGCGCGATGGTCGAAAAGCGTCTGTTCGGCGAACGCCATGAAGCGACATTCACGCCGAATCTGCCGATGAGAACCGGGAAAAGCGTCGATCAGGCAGAACGTGAACTAATCCTGCAACAGCTTTTCATGATGCGTCGCGAAATCCACGAAATTCACGATGTCACCGTTGGTGCTATGCCGCCGATGAATTATCCGCCGTCGCCGGCGGTTCAACTGCCGGGAAATATATCAACGCTTCCGCCGATGAAACATCAGGAGGAAGTCGCCGAAGAAGGCGAGGTCATTCTTGGCGATAATACAATCATTCATCCCGACAAGATCGGGCACATTTCGATGGAAGAAGTCGAGCGGGATTTAATCGAGCGGACGCTGAAAAAATTCAATTATAAGAAACGGCAGACGGCGAATGCGCTCAAGATCAGCGAACGAACACTCTATCGGAAAATTATCGAGTACAAACTGAAAGATGCAAATGTCTGACAAGTACCGTTTTTTTCCTGACTCAGAAAGCGTAAATTTTCCGCAGATATGAAAAATAGATATTATCAAACTTCAATGAAAAATCGAAACGCATGGAAAGTGTCGGTTGTCGCTATTGTCTTAACAATGGTTTTTTCTCAATGCTGGTTCTATTCGTTCAAAGGAACTTTGCCGCCGCATATTCAAAGCATCGCGATCCCGCTGTTCACTGACAAAACCGCCGAGTTCAGTATTCAAACCGTCGTAACTGACAAGATCCGGCTGGGATTTATCAAGGAAAATATTCTCCAGTTGGTAGAGGAAGCCAACGCCAATTCGGTTCTGTACGGTTCGATCATCAGCATTCAGGACAAGCCGCTGGTTTATTCGGAATCCGAGCAAGGCGAATCCGTCAGTGAGTACCGGCTAACCTTGCGAATCGAGGTCGAGTGGTTCGATAAAGTCAACAATCAGTCGATGTTTAAACAACAATTTACCGGCTATAGCGAATATGATCCGACGGGCGCGACCGATCGGACGCGCGACACGGCGTTGAGCGAAGCTATCACTCGAATAACCGAAGACATCATCAATAAAATATTAGCAGGCTGGTAATATGCGTTTGCCAGATGGATATCAGGGAAGGAAATTGGAACGGAAATGATGAACTTTGTCAACGTCAAAGATGTAAAGAACTACAACGGTCAGGAAGTGACGCTTAGGGGATGGATTTACAACTTACGCACCAGCGGGAAAATCTGGTTTCTGCTTCTGCGGGACGGAACGGGATTGATTCAGGGCGTTGTCTCAAAAAATGACACCACGGAAGATGTTTTTAGCAAAAAGGACGTCCTGACGCAGGAATCGTCGGTGACGGTTTCGGGACTTATTCATGAAGATAAACGCTCGCCGAGCGGTTTTGAACTGATCGTCAAAAACATCATCATTCATCAAATCGCCGTCGATTATCCGATCGCCCTGAAAGACCACGGCGTCGAGTTTTTGATGGAA from the Candidatus Marinimicrobia bacterium CG08_land_8_20_14_0_20_45_22 genome contains:
- a CDS encoding sigma-54-dependent Fis family transcriptional regulator; this encodes MELDRISRLQQSFGILGESDQIREIVETIDQVAGTNITVLLSGESGTGKEIIANAIHKHSAQKHQPFIKVNCGAIPPGILESELFGHVKGSFTGAIEHRKGYFEAADNGTIFLDEIGEMPLETQVRLLRVLELGEFLPVGGSDARHVDVRVIAATNKDLAVEVDKEKFRKDLYYRIKTITIVMPPLRKRAEDIPKMIDKFALDFANRNNIIFKGFSPTAMNMLKEYGWPGNTRELKNFVESMIVLQKGEVITSAMVEKRLFGERHEATFTPNLPMRTGKSVDQAERELILQQLFMMRREIHEIHDVTVGAMPPMNYPPSPAVQLPGNISTLPPMKHQEEVAEEGEVILGDNTIIHPDKIGHISMEEVERDLIERTLKKFNYKKRQTANALKISERTLYRKIIEYKLKDANV